In Lysinibacillus sp. FSL M8-0337, the following proteins share a genomic window:
- a CDS encoding DMT family transporter gives MERLKGILFIITGAMLWGATGPLMEWLLNHTALTVSFMLTIRLSVAGIFLLTYLLLTGKDIVSIWQQKFWSRQLITFGIVGMLGVQYAFVGAINESNAVLATLLQFLAPIFVVAYVSLSLKKWPPKYQVLGIIGTLVGLFLLLTNASFDSLLVSNKALLWGVAVGLTFAFYTLYPARLMKEWNVLLVVGWGMLIGGVTLGIVSRVWQSNQWTVFTDFKITGLMLALIVTGTVAFILFLSSMKYITAVETSILSSIEPLTAMVISVIVFGTSLGLWQLVGVFVMLVCVTWLSIAGEKA, from the coding sequence ATGGAACGATTAAAAGGTATACTTTTTATTATCACTGGAGCGATGTTGTGGGGAGCAACAGGACCTTTAATGGAATGGTTACTCAATCATACAGCATTGACAGTTTCTTTTATGTTGACAATTCGTCTATCGGTTGCAGGTATTTTTCTACTTACATACTTATTGTTAACGGGTAAAGATATTGTTAGCATATGGCAACAAAAATTTTGGAGTAGACAGCTTATCACCTTTGGTATTGTAGGGATGCTCGGTGTGCAATACGCCTTCGTTGGAGCGATAAATGAAAGTAATGCTGTATTAGCCACGTTACTACAATTTTTAGCACCAATATTTGTTGTTGCTTATGTATCTCTTAGTTTAAAGAAATGGCCACCTAAATATCAAGTATTAGGTATTATAGGCACATTAGTAGGTTTATTTCTACTACTAACGAACGCTTCTTTTGATTCTTTGTTAGTTAGTAATAAAGCCTTATTATGGGGAGTAGCAGTTGGATTAACGTTTGCCTTTTACACATTGTATCCAGCACGGCTTATGAAAGAATGGAATGTGCTCCTTGTTGTAGGCTGGGGGATGCTAATCGGTGGTGTAACGTTAGGTATAGTAAGCCGTGTATGGCAATCCAATCAGTGGACGGTCTTTACAGATTTCAAAATTACAGGTTTAATGCTGGCGCTAATCGTTACGGGCACAGTTGCCTTCATTCTATTTTTAAGTAGCATGAAGTATATTACTGCTGTAGAGACAAGTATCTTATCAAGTATTGAACCATTAACGGCGATGGTAATCTCAGTAATTGTATTTGGTACATCACTTGGATTGTGGCAATTAGTGGGGGTTTTCGTTATGCTTGTTTGTGTAACGTGGTTATCAATCGCGGGAGAAAAGGCATAA
- a CDS encoding ABC transporter ATP-binding protein, translated as MKVIFSYVKPYKWTAVIALCLMLMELFVELIQPLIMAKIIDDGVRAQNQQMILQWGAVLLILSFIAFLAGVINSYFSSHTAQSFAFDLRNALFEKIQSFTLATYQKFSTASLITRLTNDVTQVQTVLFMSLRIMLRAPLAVVGSIVMAFVVNAKLALFLVIGTPIIFVFLIFMVAKGVSYFGKVQKRVDRLNRVLQENLQAMRLVKAYLRGKYEASRFEQVASHLKVDTVKALRTMEYIMPVLLFVMNMSLLAVLWFGTKQVATGTAPLGDIVAIVNYAMRITGSFSMFAFIIIFYARAKASAERMTEVLAVDNEVESTSSSIVGASSDMKLGELVFHNVSFQYPGTDATVLSNVSFHVKSGEKLAIMGATGAGKSTLLQLIPRFYDVTEGQIYVEGKDVQQWDLQELRDIIGYVPQQSLLFTGSIADNVRWGDTEADMDEVLNATMQAQIHASVEDFPSGYDTRVGQKGVNLSGGQKQRLSIARALLRKGHILMLDDSTSALDVKTEQALWDALSEESATMLVVTQKIRTAKGADHILLIDEGKVVAYGSHEDLVQTSELYQKIAISQQEVK; from the coding sequence GTGAAAGTAATTTTTTCGTATGTAAAACCTTATAAGTGGACAGCCGTTATTGCATTATGTTTGATGCTTATGGAATTATTCGTAGAGCTGATTCAACCGCTTATTATGGCTAAAATTATTGATGATGGTGTACGTGCTCAAAATCAACAAATGATTCTACAATGGGGAGCCGTATTACTTATTTTATCTTTTATCGCCTTTTTAGCTGGCGTCATTAATTCATATTTTTCATCACATACTGCGCAAAGTTTTGCTTTTGATTTGCGTAACGCTTTGTTTGAAAAAATACAATCCTTTACATTGGCTACGTATCAAAAATTTTCTACAGCTTCGCTTATTACTCGGCTAACAAATGATGTAACACAAGTTCAAACGGTATTGTTTATGAGCCTTCGAATTATGCTCCGAGCACCACTTGCTGTTGTGGGGAGTATTGTTATGGCATTTGTTGTCAATGCGAAACTGGCATTGTTTTTAGTAATTGGGACACCCATCATTTTTGTTTTCCTAATTTTTATGGTTGCCAAAGGCGTGTCTTATTTTGGGAAAGTGCAAAAGCGTGTAGACCGTTTAAATCGAGTGCTTCAAGAAAATTTGCAAGCAATGCGCCTCGTGAAAGCTTATTTACGTGGGAAATATGAGGCTTCACGCTTTGAGCAGGTGGCATCACATTTAAAGGTGGATACTGTTAAAGCACTGCGCACGATGGAATATATTATGCCCGTCTTATTGTTCGTAATGAACATGAGTTTATTGGCAGTCCTTTGGTTCGGTACCAAGCAAGTTGCTACAGGGACAGCACCGCTTGGAGATATTGTAGCGATTGTCAACTATGCAATGCGTATCACAGGTTCGTTTTCAATGTTTGCTTTTATTATTATTTTTTATGCCCGTGCGAAAGCTTCAGCAGAACGGATGACAGAGGTGTTGGCTGTTGACAATGAAGTAGAAAGTACTTCGTCATCTATAGTGGGGGCATCTAGTGACATGAAATTAGGAGAGCTGGTATTTCATAATGTCAGCTTTCAATACCCAGGGACAGATGCTACCGTCTTGTCCAACGTAAGTTTTCACGTGAAGTCAGGTGAAAAGTTAGCCATTATGGGGGCTACTGGTGCTGGTAAATCGACTTTACTACAGCTTATTCCTCGTTTTTATGATGTGACAGAAGGACAGATATATGTTGAAGGAAAAGATGTTCAACAATGGGATTTGCAAGAGCTACGCGACATTATAGGCTACGTTCCGCAGCAATCTTTATTATTTACAGGTAGTATTGCGGATAATGTGCGTTGGGGGGATACAGAAGCGGATATGGACGAAGTGTTAAATGCAACGATGCAGGCACAAATCCATGCATCTGTGGAAGACTTCCCGAGTGGTTATGATACCCGAGTAGGGCAAAAGGGTGTTAATTTATCAGGTGGTCAAAAACAAAGATTATCAATTGCAAGGGCGCTATTAAGAAAAGGGCATATATTAATGCTCGATGATAGTACAAGTGCACTTGATGTGAAAACAGAGCAGGCACTATGGGATGCGCTTAGTGAAGAAAGTGCAACGATGCTCGTTGTCACACAAAAAATTCGTACCGCTAAAGGTGCAGATCATATTTTGTTAATAGATGAGGGTAAAGTGGTCGCCTATGGTTCACACGAAGACCTTGTGCAAACTTCTGAGCTCTATCAGAAAATCGCAATCTCCCAGCAGGAGGTGAAATAA
- a CDS encoding ABC transporter ATP-binding protein, whose protein sequence is MGFFQKPFGYEPILSKEDVKQVVKKKKGPRAADWKSTLWRLWKIVDEQRMLLVIVLFLVMVSSLLALLGPYVIGKIIDLYVMHGELNGLGSKITLLIGIYALLAISLFLQNYWMIGIAQQTIYRLRTSVFTHFQKLPISFFDRRQHGELMSRMTNDIEAVSSTLNSSFIQVFSSVLTLGGTLIIMLSLSPLLTILTMTIIPMMFWAMRWITRRTAPLFKEQQSAMGALNGMIEETISGQRIVKAFSQEERVKAEFRDKSLRLKRTGFWAQTYSGYIPKVMNFLNNMSFTIVAGIGGVLALYGHVSIGVIVIFTEYARQFTRPLNDLANQFNTVLSAIAGAERVFALLDEQPEMEMSTAKNHTLVGQVTFKHVFFKYDVAQESYTLKDIHFTVEPGQTVALVGATGAGKTTILQLIARFYEVTKGEVLFDGVNVQQIERQALRSQMAFVLQDPFLFETTVRENIRYGRLDASDEEVVEAAQLANAHEFIMKLKDGYDTVLKADGREISQGQKQLLSIARALIANPKILLLDEATSSIDTVTELAIQEALNRLMQGRTSFVIAHRLNTVHNADVILVMQKGELVEAGLQQELIESGGIYAQMLSASSYHLEE, encoded by the coding sequence ATGGGATTTTTCCAAAAACCTTTTGGCTATGAGCCGATTTTATCGAAAGAGGATGTAAAACAGGTCGTAAAGAAAAAGAAAGGGCCACGAGCAGCAGATTGGAAAAGTACATTATGGCGTCTATGGAAAATTGTCGATGAACAACGTATGTTATTAGTCATCGTACTATTCCTTGTTATGGTCAGCTCACTTTTAGCGCTATTAGGACCGTATGTAATCGGCAAAATTATCGATCTATATGTGATGCATGGCGAGCTAAATGGATTAGGCAGTAAAATTACGCTGTTAATCGGTATTTATGCGCTTTTAGCCATCTCATTATTTTTACAAAATTACTGGATGATTGGGATTGCTCAACAAACAATTTATAGGCTGCGAACAAGTGTCTTTACTCATTTTCAAAAGTTACCTATATCGTTTTTTGATAGACGGCAACATGGCGAGTTAATGAGTCGCATGACAAATGATATTGAAGCCGTTAGCTCTACTTTGAATAGTTCTTTTATCCAAGTGTTTTCGAGTGTTTTAACGCTTGGGGGCACGCTTATTATCATGCTAAGCTTGAGCCCATTATTAACAATTTTAACGATGACAATTATTCCAATGATGTTTTGGGCAATGCGCTGGATTACGCGTCGAACTGCTCCATTATTTAAAGAGCAACAATCAGCAATGGGAGCGCTCAATGGCATGATTGAAGAAACTATTTCTGGACAGCGCATTGTAAAGGCCTTTTCACAGGAAGAACGTGTAAAGGCGGAATTTCGCGACAAAAGTTTACGTTTGAAAAGAACAGGCTTTTGGGCACAGACTTACTCTGGTTACATACCAAAAGTCATGAACTTTTTAAATAATATGAGCTTTACCATTGTTGCTGGTATTGGTGGGGTGCTTGCACTTTACGGTCATGTATCAATAGGTGTTATTGTTATTTTTACAGAATATGCTCGCCAATTTACACGACCATTAAATGATTTGGCGAATCAGTTTAATACAGTACTCTCAGCTATTGCAGGAGCTGAGCGTGTATTTGCATTACTCGATGAACAGCCTGAAATGGAAATGTCTACTGCAAAAAATCATACATTAGTAGGGCAGGTAACATTCAAACATGTGTTTTTTAAGTATGATGTGGCACAGGAATCTTACACACTAAAAGATATTCATTTTACGGTTGAGCCTGGGCAGACAGTTGCTTTGGTAGGGGCAACTGGTGCAGGGAAAACAACGATTTTACAGTTAATTGCTAGATTTTATGAGGTGACGAAGGGTGAAGTGCTATTTGATGGTGTAAATGTACAGCAAATTGAACGGCAAGCACTCCGTTCCCAAATGGCCTTTGTATTGCAGGACCCTTTTTTGTTTGAAACTACAGTAAGGGAAAATATACGTTATGGCCGTTTAGATGCTAGTGATGAGGAAGTTGTAGAAGCGGCGCAGCTCGCTAATGCGCATGAATTTATTATGAAACTAAAGGATGGTTATGACACTGTTCTCAAGGCAGATGGTCGAGAAATTTCCCAAGGGCAAAAGCAATTACTATCCATTGCGCGGGCACTAATTGCTAATCCGAAAATTTTATTGCTCGATGAGGCAACGAGCAGCATTGACACTGTAACAGAATTAGCAATCCAAGAGGCGCTCAATCGACTTATGCAAGGACGCACAAGCTTTGTCATTGCACATCGATTAAATACTGTGCATAATGCGGATGTTATACTCGTTATGCAGAAGGGTGAGCTAGTCGAAGCGGGTTTACAGCAAGAATTAATCGAATCAGGGGGCATTTACGCCCAGATGCTAAGCGCCTCCTCATATCATTTAGAAGAGTAA